A segment of the Labrus mixtus chromosome 15, fLabMix1.1, whole genome shotgun sequence genome:
AGAAAACACTGGCCTGGAATTAAAGATAATGTGGATGTAGTTTTGATTCATTTAAGGACACTTCTACTTTCTGTTTGTAAGATCTTTGGAAGAGAAAACATCTTGAAAGCACAGCTTGCCTCCCAAATTACTTCTTTTGGCATCCATAAAGATAAGAATTATCTTGAAGACTTTGAATATCAAAGATGTCTCTTTAATTCATCTGCCATTTTTTATCGTGTTACATGAAGagctaagaaaaaaacagagcgaTGAgagatttcctgtttttctgcaTTGTCCTTCATTCACTCACCAAGCACAGTTAGCTGTGAAATTGCCTCGATGAAGCCGTGTTCGTTCTTCAGCTTGATCTTGATCTCTCCTGTGTCTTTCCTTTGGCACCTGCTCAGCAGCAAGCGGCTGTGACTTGCAGATTTCTCTATCCTTGTATTGTTGTCACCTTGGAGCTCGTCTCCCTCTTTGTACCACTGAATTTTTATGGGTTCGTGGCCAACGAAATGCAGCTTGAAGATGGCGTTGTGCCCTGTTTTAACTGTCAATGGCTCAATGAATGCTCTGAGGTCTTCAGGGTCAAACCTTGGGGGAtcttaaacaaaacacatctgGGTCATTTCAGCACTCATATTGTATTTGACTATGATCAGTCTCTAAGATGTGTTTATAGAAACATTTGTAATCTTTTTCACTTCAGCTTTATCATCAAAATAACAATCATTGACGTCATTAGAATCCTTAAACCTTTGACGTTGATCATCGCCTCTGTTTTGCGACCGTCTGCCTCAAAACGATATTTCCCAGAGTGCTCTTCCGTGCAGCTGATAATGACTAATTTATGGATTGCACCATCCTTACTGATAGTGAAATTGTCATCTGGGGAAATCTGTTgggagaagagacagaaaataaacagagcTATGACAAAACATACGTTTATCAAAAAAGGCTCTTTGACTATCAACTAGGGAGATTGCTGTTCAAACACAGGTGTATCATGGTACTTATACtaatcatgatgtttttttgtcttggtTGGTCCTTATGACACCGGAAAAGATGCATAATCTCATTAAGCTATATGGAACTGCAGTTCTTTCTCTCAGCCACCAGAATTTGATTTTATGGGTTCATGACGGTCATAATGCCAAGAAACCAAAACTGCCAAGTAAtatgaaatgtgtctgtttgaggaATGCAGTCTCCAAAGTTAAACAGTATCAAGTAGTGTTATAAATAACATAATGTTATACATTTTGTAACTTGATCACATGATGGATATTGAattaagtataaaaaaaaaacacattggttaaataaattaaaaagaacaTAATCAGCTCCAATACTTCCAATTCAATGCTGGTATGGCCTTGTCTCATTAAAAGTCAGTGTAAGCATGAAACGCATTCTGACTGCAAGACAAAAAGGTGTCTGCTGCTGGGAAAGCAACTTTGGATCACCAGGCCACTGTAACACACTCTCTTGACTCTCTTGACTGACATGACCAGAGTTCCCCAGGAAATGATGAGTTTGACCTTCATGACTAACCTTCTTGCCGTCTCTGTACCAGACTCCATCACAGTCTTCACTGCTGAGCCTACATGTTAACTCAGCAGTTTCATGGATGATAGCGCTGACATCAGACAGACCACAGACGAAATGAACCCCTGGATCTAGCATGCAAACAGGGAAACTGTTAGATACCACGATTATTGTAATATGCATTCAAAAGCAAACctgatgtttttaatctttttacaTACGGTGCATTGAATATATTAATAGTACACAATTTTAGTTACTTTTAAATCAGGTTCAACAtctcttaaaatatatattttttttaaacgaatCTTATTCAAGACATATTATTCAGTTTGAAATAGTTTGTTAAAAGGGGGGAATGCagatctgtcagtaaaactcCTTAAATTAAGcaaatgaaaaccaaacaatTTTCTGTGCAGCTTAGTTATGCAAATGGTGAGTGTCCCTTATCTGTCAATATTACaaacatgtagagtaacatgtggAGCCTCTTAATATGACAAAGACGGATAAAGGTACCAAAGTATACCATTATCATTTTCAGAGGAACTTATTTTAATGTAGGTGATAATCCACTTGACTCCTTCCTAAAAGGAACGTGgtcttttgttgtgtattaCATTAATGATTATTGAATGAACTAATTATTTGATTGCTGGACAAACACGATCCCTTTAAGGTTACTTACCAATTACTGTGTCTTCTATCAGTGGGCCCTGTCTTTTTTTACGCCTTGATTTTGTAACAGAGCCAGTTGCATCTTCTGTATCTTCACACTCTGTGTCTTCAGGACCTACACTTTCACCTTCTAAAAAGCATAGTAGTTAATGGTGAACTTTTACCACAAAGGTGATGAAATTATTTTACCTTTACAAAAGTTTCCCATATTGTCTCTTACCATTCATTGCTTTCTTTGAACGTTGACGTTTCTTCGAACTGCTTGAATGCTTGACTTGGCCAGTAGAGTCCTCGCAGTCATCACTATCACtttcttcattttcactttcaAGTTCATTTTGATCTGGTGTAATAGTCATAGACTTAAGGTAGTACAAACTcaatgagtttttttattttgtcggaacacttttgttttgtaattttagAACATCTCCACCATTGGGGTGACTTATATATGAATGTGTAAAATGACATTGAAATGTAAGGATTGGTCCAGATGATCACACTGTCTTGCACACtttcaataatttaaaaactttCAACTAAGGTATTGCATACAATACGCCAATGATGTTACATAACAGATAAAATGAATATACTGTGAATCCAAAGTGCTAACAAGAGCTTCTACCTGGTCATTTTCACGACTAACATTTCCTCTACCCATACTTTACAATACAATATATCTATGACACATCTTAAAAGATAACTTGCAGTACATTTGTTTCAGTTCAGGAGTTAGTATGTTTCTTCTTGTCTCTTACCAGATGTGCGTTGTTTCCGCTGGGCCTTCTTTTTGTGCCCTGGACGGCTTGTAGACCCAGTAGAGTCTTTATTTACTTCTGAATCAGCATCTTCATTTTCACCTTAGGAAAATAATTGAACCCAATTAAACTCTACTTCAACATTTTTGCACATGGACTcgaaataaataaagacttcaACTGAAAAGAATCAAGTGTGGAAAATAGttttaaagcacaaaaaaaatgatttacaaaaAGATGGAAGTCCATAAGAGTAGCACAACAACATTGTATTGAAATTGTCCACTGTCATTGttatatcagttttttattgttgttatagTTATGCTGAattattcagactttttttgacCAGATACCTGGTGGGGTCGGTTATCATATTTTTAGGtgaaccatttttttttgtacttggTGTGCTAAAAAGTAAGCGTATAATAGATGCGAAATTGTGGTTGTCCCGCAATAACTTATTTGATGCACCATAGTAAATTTAGGGCTTAAAAAAGCCCGGTAATCATTTTGTTAGAAGTACAGTAAGGCGACTTTTCAGTATGTTACATTTAACCTAAGCATTACATGTCAATGCCCATTTTTTCCGCCAATGTCATATTTACTATGTAGAAGCATGTTTTCATCATAAACTTAACAGTTGTGGTAGTGAAAATGAATTGTCAGGCATCGATCGACTTTACCTGTTACCTTGTCAAAATCCATTTGACCAGATCGGGTGCATTTTTGGTGCCTTGGGTCATCTCCTGTTAGTTGCCCGTCTGAATCATCTAATTCTGTTTCTGTGCCATTTTCTCCTGAGATTTTGAACTTTACTTTTCCTTTCTTCCCTTTTGACTTAGACTTTATCTCTTCGCTGTTTTTGCCCGGTCCAGTGTCCTCACTTATTTCACCGTCACTCCCAGCGGCTAATATCTTCTCATCTTTCAGTAGTTCTTCCTTGTACTTTTCTTTTACAGCCGCTAAAAtcttctccatctcttcttGGTTTTTTAATTGCTGCTCTTTTGCCAGCTTTTCAAGGTCGATCCGTCCTCCACCATTCAAGGTACCTGAACGGACTGTCTTCTTCCCAGTAGATGCAGGGTCCCTCTCTGTTTAAAAGATGCAAAATACATCGTACATAACACATGAGCCATTTATTTGTGATTGTCATCACAAATAATTTCCATTAGCAGCAATGAGGATCACTTCAGCATACATTCAACATTTGAATTCAAGTACAATATACATTAAGGCTACCTTCTACAACCAGCCAGGCACTGCAGGACGCATTGCCAGCCACAACTGAATAGATGCCTTTGTCCAACAGAGTGCAGTCCTTGATCAGcaagctgtggatcagttggtgGTCTGACACGGTTATGCTGTATTTTTCCCCATCCTCCAGCTCGCTGCCCTTGCCCATCCATGATATCTTGGGTAATGGGTGTGTCAGGACACACTCAAAGAGGGCATCATCGTTTTCTTCAGCTTTAATCTCCTGAATTTTGATCACAAAGTCCAATTTGGCGActgtaaaagaaacacaatgaagTCAGTGAACCAGACGTCAGTTTGTTACACAAATGGACTCCAGTTaagtttgtgtctttgtatgtgaaGTGTGTCACCTTTGAACCAGTTATATCTATATGTATTCATATAATCTCAAACCCAATATGGTCATCTTTAACATGATTTAAATATACCTACATTTTAACTCTGAAAACAGGCGGTTGACCTCTTCATCCACTTTATTCTGCCATGCATCTTTTTGCATTGGGCCATTGATACCATAATCCTTTGTCCTCCTACGACTCTTAATGCCATTTTTCTCTGATAAATCTTCATCGTATGGTATCTCACCATCCTAACAAAGACAAAGGGAttgaaaacaagacagaaaagtcaTATTCTGACTGGGGAAAGATAACATCACTGATGTAAATTGTGCATATTTAAATGTCAATGGATAGCTCTGATGGCATCAGATATAACACTTTCTGCAAAATCTGCACTTTCAATCTGTTAACAGATCAAGTCCATTGATACACTTGTGTTTAAGCATTCAGCTATGTATAACTTAAACTGTTTGCATTATTTGAGGGAACTATACTGTATTTAAATCCACATCTAGTGTCCGGATGAGCAAATAAAAAGGCAGGGTAAAAATATTGCATTTGGGCTCATGATGTCCAAAATAGTGGTAATATGTTGTACTATATATTGAGCCCAATATAAATACAGTCAGATGAGAATCCATCATAGTTGTTAAGAGGTATGTTAGCAAGCTGATGATATTGTTTTTACTTGACAGATTTCGTACCGTactgtttttttgctttctctccttcttcttctctgccagTTGCTTGACGATCGACTGTATGTCTGTAATGCCGAACTCAGCACAAATTCTCTCATAGTCACTCCTGTCAGCATTCAGCATTGCTTCCCAGAATTTGTCATCAGATTCCCCATTTGGTGTTTTCTTTCCTGCTTTGCTAATGGTACAAGGCAAATATTAAACACTACATATGACCAGACAAGGATCGATGATAAATCCCACCCATGTGCAGACATATCttatttgtaatgttttgtaatttatttcaaggatagccccttgagatgcatcatctcattttcaagggggtccttacaaaacataaattaatcatcataatacaaaatcaaaataaaaggtaaatccaaaacataataccaaacatttaaacacagagacacccacaccacaaacacacacactcacattcactcacCCTTAATGCTCCCCCAAGCCTTATTATAATTTAAAGATTTTGATACCATAGTATTTTAATTCTTACCTTCTCCTCAACAATTTTCTGAAATCTGCTGGatttttcaaatctgaaagcAGCAAATGCAGATCACAGTGAGTTGTTATGAAAACTATAAACTACTATGAGaacaaaattattattattttttaaattaaaagcaaGAAGAACCAGCAATTGATGAGACGTCAAATAATGGAAATGATAATACCAGCCAGATTGATCAACTCTGTAACTTGCACAATCACAACAGAAAATGACCAATCACATCTGGGACTGCGTTATTGGAACAACTCTTACCTTCAGTCAGGTTGAGCGTTGTCGTGCAGACAGCTTTGCCAAATTCATTCACAGCCAAGCACTTGTATGTATCTGCTTCCTCGGTAGTTACTTTGCGAATCTcgaaatataaataacattctGCACTTTCAGTTATTAGATGACAAGATTGAGTTTATCTAATATATTGTAATTATGCCAAGATAGTAATGTGCTTTACTTGACTAATAAAAACACAGCCTGATCGGTAAATAGTCAAAGGTTTGTTTTCtgctatgtttttttaatcatttagtAACTTACCTCCAATATGTGCTCTCCAGTTGATTCATCATATTTACTCAGAAATTTGTTCTTGTCTAAAATATTCCCTTTAGTTCTTCTCCATGAAACCTCTGGTTTTGGATCCCCCGTCACTATGGCCTTGAAAACAGCTAGTTGTCCTAAATgatgaatagaatagatgttgaGTGCTTTAAAATGTAAGCGTTCTAGTTTCCTGTAGTCTCCATTGACCAGTGCATTGGTGCATCTAATTAATTTGACTTGACTGAATTGCAGAAGTATATTTTAGGGCTTTGTTAAAATGTAACCCACCTTCTTTAACTTCTACTGGCATAGGTTTAGACTGGAAATCTGGGGTGGTTTTCCCTTCTGGCAGGTTCACTATATACTGAGTGATCATCACTCCAGGAGTCTTGGATCTTCTCCTGATGGCAGCTAAACAAAGTAagcaaaaacattatttaaaataaatgaaaaataaattaactatgatggttaaaattaaaaacaaaccaaaaatcACTTCAGCATAGTAAGTAAACACAGTAACTTAAAATAAATCGTCAGACCAAATGGAAAGTGTTGCATTTGGTAGAACTGAACCGATTTCCTTTCCACCAGCAGATGTCAGGAATGTCAAAAGTTTTCACAGTGATGacttgtgtggatgtgtgtgtttttacggAGACAGCTTgctcatgtttgtatttttactgACATAATAGCTTGATGATggttaaacaaacatgaagtgcTCCACACATTTGTTAAATGTATAGTAGATCCGTAGAGCAGAAGGTACAACTGAAACATGAAAGATGATCTGCTGATGATCCTGTATCTATTTTGTAAATTTTTAAACACTCAGTTTATTATTATGCAACCTTCTGTTGCTCATAAACGCTCTGTTTGAGAGTGTACTTTCAACATCTTCTCAAAGACCAGTAAAAGCTCATCATCATGTACACTGTAATACTACACAGTAGAGAATGTACAGTTACACATAAGGGCTACGATCAACAAATGCTTATATTGAATAGTCAATTGTCTGGATAGTTTGCTCTGAAATGCAACAAATTGGTATGAAATTgattatcaaaacattttcagattgATTTTCAGTAGATGAACTATTGGAAGAATTGACTAGTCATTTCAGTTGTACTTTAGTTGTTCCGGTAAGATTAATGAAAAGTCTATAGTCAAAATAACTCAGTCTTCAAACAGCAGTGCACAAGATTCACACcatgatcttcttttttttgctgttttgtggAGTATTTCTTATCAGGCTTTTGAAATGCCAAGATAGAGGATAAAACAAAAGTCAATGAGGAACAAAATTGATTCAGGGATTAATGATCATTAAGTCAAGGGCTGAATTTGGAGAGCTGTCCCCCAGTCAAACGTGTCAAAGAGGGCGCCTGACTTGATAAGATAGTAAATAGATATTTAAGTTAAGGTTAACACCACAATGACAGGCAGATCAGGTAGACACACTCTTCAATAATACCTAATGTATTATTCAATAATCTTCTGTTATTTATAAGAAAGGATGTAGATCAACATTGTACTCAAACTCTACATCAACCATTCTTTGATTTCACCTGACTTGTTGCCAGACAcctcattaaaatgttgaatgtaTTGATGAACGATGGAGAAACCTGGGTGGAAGAAACAACATCACATCAGTTACAAGCACATGAGTAAATGCTAAGCCTTTGCTGTAAGATATTAAACATTATATATTTGATTGTGtatatagaatatatatattatacatttttgttgttgttgcaggaaTTGTCTTGTATTTGTGGAAATGTTTATCTAAACCAGGTGAAGCATTTATTTGTCTATGCTTCTAGGTATAAGTGATGGATGGACTCATGGGTGGATAGATGATGTATGGAAGCGTTGATAAAACATAGGGAAGTATGGCGGGTAAGAGGTTCAAAGACCAAAGTAAACAGTGGGCGGAGAAGTGAAGAGTCAGTCAGGCATAATGTGGAAAAGGAAAGCTTACACAGGCCTGAATAAACTAAAGCCCTGAGAGGGTCACCATGAAGGGCAGGAGGCAGGCAACCTTAATCCAGGGATGTTTTCTTCTCATCCTCACTTTAACACTGAAGCCTGAGAGAAAAGACCTTTAATCAACTGGATGTTAAAGGGCCTGCCAGTTTGGCAAAACTCCAACTTGCACACTTAACATACAGTAGAGATCGCATACCCTCTTGTGGGAGtgaatgttttctcattttattgTCTCGGAAGGACCCGATGTGAACTCATTTGTTGGAGAAAATCAAAGTAGTATCTTTAAGTCTGCAATAACTGATTGTTGGCCACGTGAGGGCAGCataattcagtttttaaaacaacattgaTATGTTGTCACCTTTAAGTTGATGAAGCTTCGCTCTGTGTTTAGACTCCACTGCTGCCTGAGAGAAATAGCTAGCTCTTTATCAGCTAAATATTCACCAGATAGTAGCCAAGAGAGTCTGTCTCAGGTTGTACATGACTATGAGAGCTTTAGTGTACATTAATGTTGCACCTGGCAGCAAAACAACAAGCTGAACTCTTCGTAAAGCTCAGTGAAATTGTTCAAATGTACATAGGATAGTAACtaaaaaaagaatttctgtACGAAAGAAAAATGCAGTCTAACATTACACTTAATCAGAACCAAAATGACAGTGAGACCacataaattataataatagaAATCTTTaacataaatgaaaataaaaggatTGCTTATTCAAATGATAAATATCAGAAACTTGACTGAAtcttgtcaaataaaaaaagtaatttaaaaataaaaaaagaacattataAACTGTCTAATCTCTGGAAACATGTAACATTTTCAATACCATCTCTTAGTCTTTTtgattctgtctgtttgtctctaatTATTTTTTGCAATAGATTGAAACCAACACATCATTTGACCATAATTTAGTGAAATAAGGGAATTTTTGAATTGTACTTTACATTGTCTCCTAGAACCCGGGCTTTTTCCACTTTTCCACATTTTGGCGAGGGATGACTGTCAAAAGAGAGACCTGTAAACAGAATGCAACAATAACTATTAGTACCAATGGTAAGACCCAACATAAGTGTGTCTTTTCAATGTAAAGTATTTGCTTAATAGGTTTGGTTTTCTTGCTGTGCAGTACGTATACTTACTTCTAACTTTTTTCACATCATAAAAGGAGGCGACACTGAGAAGCCACTTATCCAGATATACCCACTTTCATCCACAACACCTTCATGCTGCTTAAATTTGACTCTGTAGTCTGATCTTTGTATGTTGCCTTCAGTTGTTTTGATATATAACTTCAAAAAACATCTGTACAAAACTTGACCTACCCGTGTCTACCTGCATTCTTTGTACAGCAGAGTCAGAATGTCAACCTGTTGTGTTCATTGTGACTTTATGCTTATTAGTTCTTTTGGGCATAACACACAGTAAGAAATACACAGACCCTATCTATGCATAGGGGTCCAATTTTTGGGGAGATTCAACCAGTTTCTGCAATTCGCCCTTTACTGGAAAGCTGTGTATGCCAATACACTCTTTTCAAAGTAggggaaatatttatttaacaagaaagatgattcattttatttatattcaggACTGCTTAGAAGGCTTAGAACTTTAAAGACAGTGGTCAGTGAGAGGTCAATATCACGTGGAGGACAAACACTGATGGTGCACAGCTCCAAAGCTCCTAAGCTATAGTTAGCTGTGACCCTGTATTACTTCATATAGTTTGATGAAGCTGGACTGTTTGCTACTGCTGCtatgaaatgtcatttttaaatagtAAAATGCCTTGAATAAGATTCCCCTTATACAGTACATCAATGTACTAAATGTTTTTGACTCTATGTTTGACTTCTAAACTTGAGTTTAAGtataacaatgaaaaatatatctttataGGGGCAATTTAATGCTATAACAGAACATTTAATTGATCCCTTTTTATTAAAGTGACGACTATAATTGTCAACCAGTTTAGACTGATATTCTAGGTAATTAAAAGAAGCAATCCACTAGACCAtctatgatttaaaaaacactgttgGCTAACTCTTCCTTTAAGGACAAACTTCACATTCCTTTCATCCTGTAGACCCCTACTTGGATATAACAAAATAGGGGCTGACCTTTGGTAAGGATATAGACTTGGTCACTACAcagtcacaaacaaacagagggtAAGAGTTGTTTACCTGTCTACAGCTCCGTCCTTACTCCCACAGAGACTCGGAGAATGGTTTATGGAGGTGGTATGGACTTGCACCCTCCTGGATTTTACTGGATATTAAATCCTTTGGGGAAACATGTCTGATTTTTCTGCCTGGAAGCTTGTGCCTGGACTGAGACTGTCAAGGAGAGGGTTCCCCTGTTAAAGCAGATGGAGCAGATGGATGCTCAAAGTGTGTGGGGTATTattgggagggggaggggggagggcacAGTGGGTGGGGTGGTGGGGTTCTGGATGAGGTAAAGAGAGGTAAATAGAAGGAGAGGGAAGGGCTACCAATGACAAGTTAGTGGTGAAGTTATCTCCTGGTGTAGTAATTACTGATGACAGCATGCTCATCTTTCACAGACAGTTGCTGACAAGAAAGTGactgctgtgtttattttgtttgtgtggtatcTCATTTTGTCATACTGATACCACATTACAGATAGCATGCATATTTTAATATCATAGGGAAAAGATAGAGGCCACAGTTTGTTCCTTAGGGCATTCAGTTTTTGTTAATTGCTATAATAATAGGCCAGTGGCTTAGTTTTTTACAAGATTAAGATGAGACTTTTAGCTGTCACGCTGGGTTGTTTTTTAAGTatgcacatttaaatgttgCCTAAACTATGTTAATTTAACGGTGACCTTGGTGGTGTGCAGCAGGAAACTTGACACAGACAGGCATTGCATTTAATTTGGACTGTT
Coding sequences within it:
- the LOC132990096 gene encoding immunoglobulin-like and fibronectin type III domain-containing protein 1; protein product: MWKSGKSPGSRRQCFSIVHQYIQHFNEVSGNKSAAIRRRSKTPGVMITQYIVNLPEGKTTPDFQSKPMPVEVKEGQLAVFKAIVTGDPKPEVSWRRTKGNILDKNKFLSKYDESTGEHILEIRKVTTEEADTYKCLAVNEFGKAVCTTTLNLTEDLKNPADFRKLLRRSKAGKKTPNGESDDKFWEAMLNADRSDYERICAEFGITDIQSIVKQLAEKKKERKQKNSTDGEIPYDEDLSEKNGIKSRRRTKDYGINGPMQKDAWQNKVDEEVNRLFSELKFAKLDFVIKIQEIKAEENDDALFECVLTHPLPKISWMGKGSELEDGEKYSITVSDHQLIHSLLIKDCTLLDKGIYSVVAGNASCSAWLVVEERDPASTGKKTVRSGTLNGGGRIDLEKLAKEQQLKNQEEMEKILAAVKEKYKEELLKDEKILAAGSDGEISEDTGPGKNSEEIKSKSKGKKGKVKFKISGENGTETELDDSDGQLTGDDPRHQKCTRSGQMDFDKVTGENEDADSEVNKDSTGSTSRPGHKKKAQRKQRTSDQNELESENEESDSDDCEDSTGQVKHSSSSKKRQRSKKAMNEGESVGPEDTECEDTEDATGSVTKSRRKKRQGPLIEDTVIDPGVHFVCGLSDVSAIIHETAELTCRLSSEDCDGVWYRDGKKISPDDNFTISKDGAIHKLVIISCTEEHSGKYRFEADGRKTEAMINVKDPPRFDPEDLRAFIEPLTVKTGHNAIFKLHFVGHEPIKIQWYKEGDELQGDNNTRIEKSASHSRLLLSRCQRKDTGEIKIKLKNEHGFIEAISQLTVLDKPTPPQGPAEVTESSAMCIEFRWRPPKDDGGSPVINYVLERQQVGRNTWKKLGEIPGVPSYRDNDVDHGRKYCYHIRAVTAEGLSDIMETDDMQAGTLAFPGPPSPPKVISAYDDCINISWDSPSNKGGSRILGYILEKRKKGSNLWTVVNALDELIKEKKYAVKDVVAGMEYEFRVTAINLSGAGENSSPSEFVFARDPKKPPGKVLNLKVTETSYSHIALTWTKPEDKPEIQDEAKGYFVEIRPAEDIEWSRCNTTILITTSYSVKGLKSMGMYWLRVIATNDGGDSTPAELAKYVLAMPSPVRPKFTNHKMKSFIVVRAGNSVRITVNFEASPQPKIIWLKDNVPVTKRVTVSNSDGTSQLLIPSSERSDTGIYSILVKNLAGQETFSTEVRVTDDPKPPGTVELEENVPGTITVIWEPSPDEKRDDRLHYIVSKLDSTKRTWTTVAERLFNNKFTVCNIMLGREYNFRIYAKNDMGVSAPSESPTWGMERKKEKFVVNIPTREDRDLRCAPTFLVPLKLHTAPKGYECYMSCAVKGDPKPRITWYRNYISLNTNTNYYISDTCGVCSMLILRVGPKDMGEYTISAENALGRAECSTVLSVRE